In Methanocaldococcus sp., the genomic stretch GTAATTTTAACAACAAATGGATATTATTTAAAAAATATTGTTAATGATTTATTTGTTGATGAAATACATGTTGATTTAAAGGCATTTGATGATGAAAAACACAAATATCTAACTGGAAAATCAAATAAAAATGTTTTAATATGTATAAAATATTTAGCAAAGAAAAAATTTAATTTTGAGGTAGATACTGTTTTAATTCCTAATATTGTTGATATCGATGAGATTGAGAAAATAGCTAAGTTTTTAAGTAAATGGGATGTTAGATATAGAATTATTGGATATATTCCATTCAATAATAATCTAAATGCACGAAAACCAACAAAGGAAGAACTTTTAAAGGCAAAAGAAATAGCAAAAAAATATTTAAGTAATGTAACTACCTCATTAGATTTTAGAAGGCATAAAAAAGTTAAAGAAATTATAAAATTTGATAAATAAAGTTTTTAATTTTTAGATGAGCTTTAATAATTGGGATTCTAAATCTTTAATGCTTCCACTGTATTTTATAACTTTTTCAGCATTTTCTATAAGTTTTAAGTTTAATTTATTCATCTCCCCAACTGGAAAGTTTGTATCTATCACAACATCGCACATTTTTAAGAATTTTAATGCTTTATTAAAACTATTTTCAGAAATTGGTTGATATGCTTTCTCTTCGATAATCTCAACTTCCATTGTTTTAGCTATTATATAATCAATATCATTTTCATGTAAAATTCCACAATAAACCTTATATCCATTCTTAACTAAATATCTTAAAATATTAGCCCCACTTCCGCCTCCACAAACAACAAAAACTTTTTTATTGTTAGTATTTTCATTTTTTAATTCAAAATAACCTATTTCTTTACTAAAATTTGCACTTTTTAAGTCATATAAATTATTTACAGTTTCTTTGTCCATAACGTCCTCTGGATGTCCATAAGATATTATTCTACCATTTTTTATTAATGCTATTTTATCAGCAACTCTTAATGCCAATTCTATGTCGTGAATAGTTACAATTATGGCAAGATTTTTTTCAGTAGCCAATTTTCTCAACAACAAAGTAAGTTCTATTTTATGCTTTGCATCTAAGA encodes the following:
- a CDS encoding radical SAM protein, which produces MKIGYLSVSDKITVMCYGCNFKCKNCFVKIESYKEILPIELCKIIDNLCNKKKINTVLIAGGEPTLQEDLLEFTKLLKSKDRKVILTTNGYYLKNIVNDLFVDEIHVDLKAFDDEKHKYLTGKSNKNVLICIKYLAKKKFNFEVDTVLIPNIVDIDEIEKIAKFLSKWDVRYRIIGYIPFNNNLNARKPTKEELLKAKEIAKKYLSNVTTSLDFRRHKKVKEIIKFDK
- a CDS encoding ABC transporter ATP-binding protein, which codes for MLKTENLAVGYHKRIVVDNVNLEVKEGEILAIIGPNGVGKSTLLKCIATYLKPIKGVVYLDSKIIHKLKPSELAKQMAVVLTERVNPGNLTGFDIIAIGRHPYTDLFGRLSERDKEIIINSAKAVNALHLLEKNFLEMSDGERQKIMIARALAQEPKVLILDEPTSFLDAKHKIELTLLLRKLATEKNLAIIVTIHDIELALRVADKIALIKNGRIISYGHPEDVMDKETVNNLYDLKSANFSKEIGYFELKNENTNNKKVFVVCGGGSGANILRYLVKNGYKVYCGILHENDIDYIIAKTMEVEIIEEKAYQPISENSFNKALKFLKMCDVVIDTNFPVGEMNKLNLKLIENAEKVIKYSGSIKDLESQLLKLI